In a single window of the Elaeis guineensis isolate ETL-2024a chromosome 4, EG11, whole genome shotgun sequence genome:
- the LOC105042863 gene encoding uncharacterized protein: MQIRIRCNCGEGACAEWAIVELQGVVEPQPSIGDQIQGLEIGRLCCTSSSSSSQGSYTFTVGYHELTGSRVSLKKPLLVLKKMKAAVDGDERGTELEVIGIIRHKILFKSRPKALISRPQIKEKKMS, translated from the exons ATGCAGATCAGGATCCGCTGCAACTGCGGCGAAGGGGCCTGCGCCGAGTGGGCCATCGTCGAGCTCCAAGGCGTCGTCGAGCCCCAGCCATCCATCGGTGATCAGATCCAGGGTCTCGAGATCGGACGCCTCTGTTGCAcctcatcctcttcttcctctcag GGAAGCTACACCTTCACCGTCGGCTACCATGAATTGACCGGGTCGAGAGTGTCGCTGAAGAAGCCATTGCTGGTGCTGAAGAAAATGAAGGCAGCAGTGGATGGAGATGAGAGGGGGACGGAATTGGAAGTCATTGGAATTATTCGCCATAAGATACTCTTCAAGAGCAGGCCCAAAGCCTTGATTTCAA ggccacaaataaaagaaaagaaaatgtcaTAG